The following coding sequences are from one Tachysurus vachellii isolate PV-2020 chromosome 7, HZAU_Pvac_v1, whole genome shotgun sequence window:
- the LOC132849261 gene encoding polyubiquitin-like yields MYDGHNLTYYNIQAGSTVTLVLRLRTFDPTEETPAKLAITPAKALYTASSDKRSTPNVINTTALLRATQIRATLTGSSFHLTVEEGDTILRVKERIQYLIGIPPKHQWLLLGDTVLDDGHNLTVYNIQAGSIIKLVLRLRTFDPTGETPAKLAKAPAKALLTA; encoded by the coding sequence ATGTATGACGGTCACAACCTGACCTATTATAACATCCAGGCGGGTTCGACCGTTACGCTGGTCCTCCGCCTCAGGACCTTTGACCCCACTGAGGAAACGCCAGCCAAACTGGCCATAACACCGGCCAAAGCTCTCTATACGGCATCGTCGGATAAACGTTCAACACCAAACGTAATAAACACAACAGCTCTTTTAAGAGCTACCCAAATAAGAGCCACCCTCACAGGGTCCTCTTTCCACCTCACGGTCGAAGAGGGAGACACCATACTGAGGGTCAAAGAGAGGATCCAGTACCTCATAGGGATTCCCCCGAAGCACCAGTGGCTGCTCCTGGGCGACACCGTCCTGGATGACGGTCACAACCTGACGGTCTACAACATCCAGGCGGGGTCGATCATCAAGCTGGTGCTCCGCCTCAGGACCTTTGACCCGACTGGGGAAACGCCGGCCAAACTGGCCAAAGCACCGGCCAAAGCTCTCCTTACGGCATAA